One part of the Actinomyces howellii genome encodes these proteins:
- the nuoL gene encoding NADH-quinone oxidoreductase subunit L, with the protein MTSTPLTLAAAADASAAAVTPATGAAALSWLLIAVPAASAALLLLTGRASDRWGHWLAVAASVFSAVLGTVILLQVLGTDPDERVLSVHLWRWFAAGDLTVDLGLRLDPLSLTFVALVTVVGSLIHLYSVAYMAHDRDRRRFFAYLNLFVAAMLTLVLGDSYIALFIGWEGVGLASYLLIGFWNTADAEDDSAVRATSRENATAAKKAFIMNRVGDLGLLAAMMAMVSQVGSVAFDAVLPAAGDSAISTGWLTAMGFFLLLAACGKSAQFPLQAWLGDAMAGPTPVSALIHAATMVTAGVYLMVRSAPVLEGAPTAQTAVAVVGALTLVLGAVIGSAKDDMKKVLAASTMSQLGYMMLGAGLGPVGYAVAIFHLLTHGFFKAQLFLAAGSVMHAMGDQVDMRRFGALRTAMRVTWVTMGIGWLAILGVPPFSGFWSKDLIIEAAFVGQGLRPWILGTVALLGAGLTAFYMSRLFFMIFHGSPRWTTASDIEGEVHPHESGWLMTAPLIILSVFSVGLGGLLASGDAFVTWLEPVTGHVEHHEPVLAVPVIMGLTLALVVLGALSAWVMYARREVPVVVQPGNALVEATRHDLYQDAVNEALAMRPGQGLVVATTVSDRHVVDGAVEGLARATAGLGRLVRRTESGFVRSYAGYMLAGVVLALIAVLASRY; encoded by the coding sequence ATGACCTCAACGCCTCTGACCCTGGCCGCCGCGGCCGACGCCTCCGCTGCGGCCGTCACCCCCGCCACAGGCGCCGCAGCACTGTCCTGGCTGCTCATCGCGGTGCCCGCGGCGAGCGCCGCCCTGCTCCTGCTCACCGGGCGCGCCTCGGACCGCTGGGGGCACTGGCTGGCGGTGGCCGCCTCCGTCTTCAGCGCGGTCCTGGGCACCGTCATCCTCCTCCAGGTCCTGGGCACCGACCCCGATGAGCGGGTCCTGTCGGTGCACCTGTGGCGCTGGTTCGCCGCAGGGGACCTCACGGTGGACCTCGGGCTGCGCCTGGACCCGCTGTCGCTCACCTTCGTCGCCCTCGTCACGGTCGTGGGGTCACTCATCCACCTGTACTCGGTCGCCTACATGGCCCACGACCGGGACAGGCGCCGCTTCTTCGCCTACCTCAACCTCTTCGTGGCCGCGATGCTCACCCTGGTCCTGGGCGACTCCTACATCGCGCTGTTCATCGGCTGGGAGGGCGTGGGCCTGGCCTCCTACCTGCTCATCGGGTTCTGGAACACCGCTGACGCCGAGGACGACAGCGCGGTGCGCGCCACGAGCCGGGAGAACGCCACGGCCGCCAAGAAGGCCTTCATCATGAACCGGGTCGGTGACCTGGGCCTCCTGGCCGCCATGATGGCCATGGTCTCCCAGGTCGGGTCGGTGGCCTTCGACGCCGTGCTGCCCGCCGCCGGCGACTCGGCGATCTCCACGGGGTGGCTGACCGCCATGGGCTTCTTCCTCCTGCTGGCCGCCTGCGGCAAGTCCGCCCAGTTCCCGCTCCAGGCGTGGCTCGGCGACGCGATGGCCGGCCCGACGCCGGTGTCCGCACTCATCCACGCCGCGACGATGGTCACCGCCGGCGTCTACCTCATGGTGCGCTCGGCCCCGGTCCTCGAGGGGGCCCCCACGGCTCAGACGGCCGTGGCGGTCGTCGGAGCCCTCACCCTCGTCCTGGGGGCGGTCATCGGAAGCGCGAAGGACGACATGAAGAAGGTCCTGGCCGCCTCGACGATGAGCCAGCTCGGCTACATGATGCTCGGCGCCGGCCTGGGGCCGGTCGGCTACGCGGTCGCGATCTTCCACCTGCTCACCCACGGCTTCTTCAAGGCCCAGCTGTTCCTGGCAGCCGGGTCGGTCATGCACGCCATGGGGGACCAGGTCGACATGCGCCGCTTCGGCGCCCTGCGCACGGCGATGAGGGTGACCTGGGTGACGATGGGCATCGGCTGGCTCGCGATCCTGGGCGTCCCGCCCTTCTCCGGCTTCTGGTCCAAGGACCTCATCATCGAGGCGGCCTTCGTCGGCCAGGGCCTGCGCCCGTGGATCCTGGGGACCGTCGCGCTCCTGGGCGCGGGCCTGACCGCCTTCTACATGTCTCGCCTGTTCTTCATGATCTTCCACGGCTCACCGCGCTGGACCACCGCCTCGGACATCGAGGGCGAGGTCCACCCCCACGAGTCGGGGTGGCTCATGACCGCACCGCTCATCATCCTGTCGGTCTTCTCGGTGGGACTGGGCGGCCTGCTCGCCTCCGGTGACGCCTTCGTCACCTGGCTCGAGCCGGTGACCGGGCACGTCGAGCACCACGAGCCGGTGCTGGCGGTGCCGGTCATCATGGGCCTGACCCTCGCGCTGGTCGTCCTCGGCGCCCTGAGCGCCTGGGTCATGTACGCCCGGCGCGAGGTGCCGGTCGTCGTCCAGCCCGGCAACGCCCTGGTCGAGGCCACCCGCCACGACCTCTACCAGGACGCGGTCAACGAGGCGCTGGCCATGCGCCCCGGGCAGGGCCTCGTCGTCGCCACCACCGTGAGCGACCGCCACGTCGTCGACGGCGCGGTCGAGGGGCTCGCCCGGGCGACCGCGGGCCTGGGCAGGCTCGTGCGCCGCACCGAGTCCGGCTTCGTGCGCTCCTACGCCGGCTACATGCTGGCCGGAGTGGTCCTTGCCCTCATCGCCGTCCTGGCCAGCAGGTACTGA
- the nuoF gene encoding NADH-quinone oxidoreductase subunit NuoF yields the protein MSADKPTAPEPEAPALSAPGRLTPVVTDLWDVEDSWTLAAYREHGGYEGLARAKTLSPDELVALVKDSGLRGRGGAGFPAGLKWSFLPPADGGPRYLVVNADESEPGTCKDIPTILSNPQALVEGIAITSRAIGCDHAFVYLRGEVPHVYRRLLHAVREATEAGLLDTGFGLDGDQPLRITAHAGAGAYICGEETALLDSLEGRRGHPRLKPPFPAVAGLYARPTVVNNVETIAQVPAILARGVQWYASMGTERSKGHGIFSLSGHVSRPGQFEAPFGITMRELIDLAGGIRPGHRLKFWVPGGSSTPIFGPEELDVPLDYESVAGAGSMLGTRALQVFDETVSVVRVVARWTEFYQHESCGKCTPCREGTYWMRQIMARLEQGRGLPGDVDKLEDIASNIAGRSFCALGDAAATPVLSGIARFRSEFEAGCTTPARELFPYAASALVESAR from the coding sequence GTGAGCGCCGACAAGCCCACCGCCCCCGAGCCCGAGGCCCCCGCGCTGAGCGCGCCCGGCCGGCTGACACCCGTCGTCACCGACCTGTGGGACGTCGAGGACTCGTGGACCCTGGCTGCCTACCGGGAGCACGGCGGCTACGAGGGCCTGGCACGCGCCAAGACCCTGAGCCCCGACGAGCTCGTCGCCCTGGTCAAGGACTCCGGCCTGCGGGGCCGGGGAGGGGCCGGCTTCCCCGCCGGACTCAAGTGGTCCTTCCTGCCTCCCGCCGACGGCGGCCCGCGCTACCTCGTCGTCAACGCCGACGAGTCCGAGCCCGGCACCTGCAAGGACATCCCCACGATCCTGTCCAACCCCCAGGCCCTCGTCGAGGGCATCGCGATCACGAGCCGGGCCATCGGCTGCGACCACGCCTTCGTCTACCTGCGCGGCGAGGTCCCCCACGTCTACCGGCGCCTGCTGCACGCGGTGCGCGAGGCCACCGAGGCGGGGCTGCTTGACACCGGCTTCGGCCTCGACGGGGACCAGCCCCTGCGGATCACCGCCCACGCCGGCGCCGGGGCCTACATCTGCGGCGAGGAGACCGCCCTGCTCGACTCCCTCGAGGGACGCCGCGGGCACCCCCGCCTCAAGCCGCCCTTCCCGGCGGTGGCCGGTCTGTACGCCCGTCCCACCGTGGTCAACAACGTCGAGACCATCGCCCAGGTGCCGGCGATCCTGGCCCGGGGCGTGCAGTGGTACGCCTCGATGGGCACCGAGCGCTCCAAGGGGCACGGGATCTTCTCGCTGTCGGGGCACGTGTCCCGGCCCGGCCAGTTCGAGGCGCCCTTCGGGATCACGATGCGCGAGCTCATCGACCTGGCCGGGGGGATCCGGCCCGGTCACCGGCTCAAGTTCTGGGTCCCCGGAGGCTCCTCGACCCCGATCTTCGGCCCCGAGGAGCTCGACGTCCCGCTCGACTACGAGTCGGTGGCGGGCGCCGGCTCGATGCTGGGCACCCGCGCGCTCCAGGTCTTCGACGAGACCGTCTCGGTGGTGCGCGTCGTGGCCAGGTGGACCGAGTTCTACCAGCACGAGTCCTGCGGCAAGTGCACGCCCTGCCGCGAGGGCACCTACTGGATGCGTCAGATCATGGCGCGCCTCGAGCAGGGGCGGGGCCTGCCGGGTGACGTCGACAAGCTCGAGGACATCGCCTCCAACATCGCCGGACGCTCCTTCTGCGCCCTGGGCGACGCCGCCGCCACGCCGGTGCTCTCGGGCATCGCGCGCTTCCGCTCGGAGTTCGAGGCCGGCTGCACGACCCCCGCCCGCGAGCTCTTCCCCTACGCGGCCTCCGCACTCGTTGAAAGCGCACGGTGA
- the nuoH gene encoding NADH-quinone oxidoreductase subunit NuoH: MTTAALVRAVAQPTATGGVTADFSAETWWLSVIKAVFIVVFLIVSVIMVLWVERRGLARMQVRRGPNVNGPLGLLQAVADAGKLILKEDFWLKGAERFIYILAPVIAAFCAFMVYAVIPFGPEVSILGHRTPLQLADFPVAVLYILAVTAFGVYGIILGGWSSHSTYPLLGAVRSAAQVISYELAMSLSMLTVFLASGTMSTSGIVSAQERLWWGVAMVPSLLIYVVSMIGEVNRLPFDLPEAEGELVAGHMVEYSSMKFAWYFLAEYINMFNVSAVCVTLFLGGWRSFVLASFWDGANSGWWPLLWFVLKVWAVMFFMIWTRGTLVRIRYDHFMKLGWKVLIPVSLAWFVLVALVQAYRSFTDGSTQGLLLVLAAIFLVAMLILFLAPAAPEEEADGVPEETEDAEWGEGLAGDAGDAGDAGDAGDEVIAPGEGADLLAGGFPVPPLPGQKLPPSPRARRAEPVPEPAADASDEASSLSLRLADDPSAVPAAVPSVVADIAASLTIHSTGAGTADSTTTRPEADTPASGAQEDNDD, encoded by the coding sequence GTGACCACCGCAGCCCTTGTCCGCGCCGTCGCGCAGCCGACGGCCACGGGAGGCGTGACCGCCGACTTCTCTGCCGAGACCTGGTGGCTGTCGGTCATCAAGGCGGTCTTCATCGTCGTCTTCCTCATCGTGTCCGTCATCATGGTCCTGTGGGTCGAGCGCCGCGGCCTGGCCAGGATGCAGGTGCGCCGCGGACCCAACGTCAACGGCCCCCTGGGCCTGCTCCAGGCGGTGGCCGACGCGGGCAAGCTCATCCTCAAGGAGGACTTCTGGCTCAAGGGCGCCGAGAGGTTCATCTACATCCTCGCGCCGGTCATCGCGGCCTTCTGCGCCTTCATGGTGTACGCGGTCATCCCCTTCGGGCCTGAGGTCTCCATCCTGGGGCACCGCACCCCGCTGCAGCTGGCCGACTTCCCCGTCGCAGTCCTCTACATCCTCGCGGTGACGGCCTTCGGCGTCTACGGCATCATCCTGGGCGGCTGGTCGAGCCACTCCACCTACCCGCTGCTGGGCGCCGTGCGCAGCGCCGCCCAGGTCATCTCCTACGAGCTGGCGATGAGCCTGTCGATGCTCACCGTCTTCCTGGCCTCGGGCACCATGTCGACCTCAGGCATCGTCTCGGCCCAGGAGCGCCTGTGGTGGGGCGTGGCCATGGTCCCCAGCCTCCTCATCTACGTCGTGTCGATGATCGGAGAAGTCAACCGCCTGCCCTTCGACCTGCCTGAGGCCGAGGGCGAGCTCGTCGCGGGGCACATGGTCGAGTACTCCTCGATGAAGTTCGCCTGGTACTTCCTGGCCGAGTACATCAACATGTTCAACGTCTCGGCGGTGTGCGTCACCCTCTTCCTGGGGGGCTGGCGCTCCTTCGTCCTGGCCTCCTTCTGGGACGGGGCGAACTCGGGGTGGTGGCCGCTGCTGTGGTTCGTCCTCAAGGTCTGGGCCGTCATGTTCTTCATGATCTGGACGCGCGGCACGCTCGTGCGCATCCGCTACGACCACTTCATGAAGCTGGGCTGGAAGGTCCTCATCCCCGTCTCGCTGGCCTGGTTCGTCCTCGTCGCGCTCGTCCAGGCCTACCGGAGCTTCACCGACGGGTCCACCCAGGGCCTCCTGCTCGTCCTGGCGGCGATCTTCCTCGTGGCCATGCTCATCCTCTTCCTCGCCCCCGCGGCGCCCGAGGAGGAGGCCGACGGCGTGCCCGAGGAGACGGAGGATGCCGAGTGGGGTGAGGGCCTGGCCGGTGACGCCGGTGACGCCGGTGACGCCGGTGACGCCGGTGACGAGGTCATCGCGCCGGGGGAGGGCGCCGACCTTCTCGCCGGTGGCTTCCCGGTCCCGCCGCTGCCCGGTCAGAAGCTGCCCCCCTCGCCGCGCGCCAGGCGCGCCGAGCCGGTCCCGGAGCCCGCCGCCGACGCCTCCGACGAGGCCTCCTCGCTCAGCCTCCGGCTGGCAGATGACCCCTCGGCCGTCCCGGCTGCCGTCCCCTCGGTCGTCGCGGACATCGCCGCCTCGCTCACGATCCACTCCACCGGGGCCGGCACCGCCGACTCCACGACGACACGGCCCGAGGCCGACACCCCCGCCAGCGGCGCCCAGGAGGACAACGATGACTGA
- a CDS encoding NADH-quinone oxidoreductase subunit G: protein MTDTVHLSIDGMEVEVAPGTLIIRAAERAGVRIPRFCDHPLLAPSANCRQCLVEVAMPGRDGVVRPMPKPQPACAMTVTDGMEVATQATSEVAAKAQAGTMEFLLINHPLDCPVCDKGGECPLQNQALELMASGAQSATRFTDVKRAFPKPLRLTSNVLLDRDRCILCQRCVRFADQVAGDPFIALQGRGAGHVGGEITPGLYSEQIGRFDASVLDFHDPHHDEDRRTIRGEAGLLASEELAGPGGEPGVLDGYASAAAPGAGEELDVSGRPFASYFSGNIIQICPVGALTSARYRFRARPMDLVSTDSVTEHDASGSALRVDMRRGVVLRRLAGEDPEVNEEWITDKDRFAFTWSSQADRLTVPLVRDEEGQLVPTSWSDALDVAATGLAEAAERGVGLLPGARLTLEDAWAWSRFARTVLGTNDIDQRVRDHSPEEDTFLAARVAGTGLGRVTYRSLEQAGQVLLVALEPEDECGSLFLRLRKAVQAGGAEVATVTAAATFGSRKLGATTVLTAPGQEARAVALLSRTHPGIVEGLSRPGATILVGERAAAVPGLLSVVDALATATGARLAWVPRRAGERGGIEAGALPFLLPGGRPVADDRARAEVARSWRAGTGQLNANRPLPERPGRDTTAILTALADGELGGLVIGGVDLRDFPDPGLARTALASSAFTVQLEVRRTEVSEHADVVLPVAPPVEKNGTFVNWEGRVRPFGQAHVSRARTDRQVLGALAAEMGTDLESEDLAVLHAQIAELGLWSGARGPVAFTEQEAQAGQDQGETGTAPVGLAAALATHKPMLDDGRLQDGEPFLAATALRPVARVAADLAERLALDPGQEVEVATDTGTITLPAAIGGVADGVVWLPECSPGSTVRQTLGAGHGSPVRISLPAPTSTEVSL from the coding sequence ATGACTGACACGGTCCACCTCTCCATCGACGGGATGGAGGTCGAGGTCGCCCCCGGCACCCTCATCATCCGCGCCGCCGAGCGAGCCGGGGTGCGCATCCCGCGCTTCTGCGACCACCCGCTCCTGGCCCCCTCGGCCAACTGCCGCCAGTGCCTCGTCGAGGTGGCCATGCCCGGGCGCGACGGCGTCGTGCGGCCCATGCCCAAGCCCCAGCCCGCCTGCGCCATGACCGTGACCGACGGCATGGAGGTGGCCACCCAGGCCACGAGCGAGGTGGCGGCCAAGGCCCAGGCCGGCACGATGGAGTTCCTCCTCATCAACCACCCCCTCGACTGCCCGGTGTGCGACAAGGGCGGGGAGTGCCCCCTGCAGAACCAGGCCCTCGAGCTCATGGCCTCCGGCGCCCAGTCGGCCACGCGCTTCACCGACGTCAAGCGGGCCTTCCCCAAGCCCCTGCGGCTGACGAGCAACGTCCTGCTTGACCGCGACCGGTGCATCCTGTGCCAGCGCTGCGTCCGCTTCGCCGACCAGGTCGCCGGTGACCCGTTCATCGCCCTCCAGGGGCGCGGCGCCGGGCACGTGGGCGGGGAGATCACGCCGGGGCTGTACTCCGAGCAGATCGGCCGCTTCGACGCCTCGGTCCTCGACTTCCACGACCCCCACCACGACGAGGACCGGCGCACCATCCGCGGCGAGGCCGGCCTCCTGGCCAGCGAGGAGCTGGCCGGTCCCGGCGGCGAGCCGGGGGTCCTCGACGGGTACGCGAGCGCCGCAGCGCCCGGGGCCGGCGAGGAGCTCGACGTCTCCGGGAGGCCCTTCGCCTCCTACTTCTCGGGCAACATCATCCAGATCTGCCCGGTCGGCGCGCTCACCAGCGCCCGGTACCGCTTCCGCGCCCGGCCCATGGACCTCGTGTCCACCGACTCGGTCACCGAGCACGACGCCTCAGGCTCGGCCCTGCGCGTCGACATGCGCCGCGGCGTCGTGCTGCGCCGGCTCGCCGGTGAGGACCCCGAGGTCAACGAGGAGTGGATCACCGACAAGGACCGCTTCGCCTTCACCTGGTCCTCCCAGGCCGACAGGCTCACCGTCCCGCTCGTGCGCGACGAGGAGGGCCAGCTCGTGCCCACGAGCTGGTCGGACGCCCTCGACGTGGCGGCCACGGGCCTGGCCGAGGCCGCTGAGCGCGGGGTCGGCCTCCTGCCCGGGGCCCGCCTCACCCTCGAGGACGCCTGGGCCTGGTCGCGATTCGCCCGCACCGTCCTGGGCACGAACGACATCGACCAGCGGGTGCGTGACCACAGCCCCGAGGAGGACACCTTCCTCGCCGCCCGGGTGGCCGGCACCGGCCTGGGGCGGGTGACCTACCGCTCCCTGGAGCAGGCGGGCCAGGTGCTTCTCGTCGCCCTGGAGCCCGAGGACGAGTGCGGCTCCCTCTTCCTGCGCCTGCGCAAGGCCGTCCAGGCCGGGGGCGCCGAGGTGGCCACCGTGACCGCAGCCGCCACCTTCGGGTCCCGCAAGCTCGGTGCGACGACCGTCCTGACGGCCCCCGGCCAGGAGGCCCGCGCCGTGGCGCTGCTGTCACGGACCCACCCGGGGATCGTCGAGGGCCTGTCCCGGCCGGGTGCGACGATCCTCGTCGGGGAGCGCGCCGCCGCCGTGCCCGGGCTCCTGTCGGTCGTCGACGCCCTGGCCACCGCCACGGGAGCCCGGCTGGCCTGGGTTCCGCGCCGCGCCGGGGAGCGCGGCGGCATCGAGGCCGGCGCCCTGCCCTTCCTCCTGCCTGGCGGACGGCCCGTCGCCGACGACCGGGCCAGGGCCGAGGTGGCGCGGTCCTGGCGGGCCGGAACCGGACAGCTCAACGCCAACCGGCCCCTGCCGGAGCGGCCCGGCCGCGACACGACGGCGATCCTGACGGCCCTGGCCGACGGTGAGCTCGGCGGCCTGGTGATCGGCGGCGTCGACCTGCGCGACTTCCCCGACCCGGGCCTGGCGCGCACCGCGCTGGCCTCCTCGGCCTTCACCGTCCAGCTCGAGGTGCGCCGCACGGAGGTGAGCGAGCACGCCGACGTCGTGCTGCCCGTGGCGCCTCCGGTGGAGAAGAACGGCACCTTCGTCAACTGGGAGGGGCGGGTGCGCCCCTTCGGCCAGGCACACGTCTCGCGGGCCCGCACCGACCGCCAGGTCCTGGGCGCGCTGGCCGCGGAGATGGGTACCGACCTCGAGTCCGAGGACCTCGCCGTCCTGCACGCCCAGATCGCCGAGCTCGGACTGTGGTCCGGGGCGCGCGGCCCCGTGGCCTTCACCGAGCAGGAGGCCCAGGCCGGGCAGGACCAGGGGGAGACCGGGACCGCTCCGGTGGGCCTCGCGGCCGCCCTGGCCACCCACAAGCCGATGCTCGACGACGGCCGGCTCCAGGACGGTGAGCCCTTCCTGGCCGCCACGGCACTGCGCCCGGTGGCCCGCGTGGCCGCCGACCTGGCCGAGCGCCTCGCTCTCGACCCCGGTCAGGAGGTCGAGGTGGCCACCGACACCGGCACGATCACCCTGCCGGCCGCCATCGGGGGCGTGGCCGACGGCGTCGTGTGGCTGCCGGAGTGCTCCCCGGGGTCGACCGTGCGCCAGACCCTGGGCGCCGGGCACGGCTCGCCGGTCCGGATCTCGCTGCCCGCACCGACCAGCACGGAGGTGTCCCTGTGA
- a CDS encoding NADH-quinone oxidoreductase subunit J, which yields MPVLHAPLALTGSGEVSTGETILFGVIAVVTVGCALGLLTAKRAVSAAVNMIAIMICLAVLYVASEAPFLGITQVVVYTGAVMTLVLFVVMMVGLGGDEPVSATGSPANKWLVVLLGAGLAAVLVSVVVTTAFPEAAGLQAGDDATPQTLAEVLFGSHVVVMELTGILLVVAAVGALSLTHRERIRPAANQRRTAQAKMRAYAARGLHPGQKPMPGVYAATNAASAPALDASGRAVEESVPRVLRARGDALEVAEVSPETGRAQRAGTLASRNEAVVGRSGMASMPGAPAPVVLQPLAVEPSEPSGAEDPEDAEDDPRAAREQEAEAQDAPRDPGSPGNPGNQDKEDKK from the coding sequence ATGCCCGTCCTGCACGCACCCCTTGCCCTGACCGGTTCAGGCGAGGTCTCCACCGGCGAGACGATCCTGTTCGGGGTCATCGCCGTGGTGACGGTCGGCTGCGCCCTGGGCCTGCTCACCGCCAAGCGGGCCGTGAGCGCCGCGGTCAACATGATCGCGATCATGATCTGCCTGGCGGTCCTCTACGTCGCCTCCGAGGCGCCCTTCCTGGGGATCACGCAGGTGGTCGTCTACACCGGCGCCGTCATGACCCTCGTCCTGTTCGTCGTCATGATGGTGGGGCTGGGCGGCGACGAGCCGGTCAGCGCCACCGGCTCCCCGGCCAACAAGTGGCTCGTCGTCCTCCTGGGTGCCGGGCTCGCCGCGGTCCTCGTGTCGGTCGTCGTGACCACCGCCTTCCCCGAGGCCGCCGGGCTCCAGGCCGGCGACGACGCGACCCCCCAGACGCTGGCCGAGGTGCTCTTCGGCAGCCACGTCGTCGTCATGGAGCTGACCGGCATCCTGCTCGTGGTGGCGGCCGTCGGTGCGCTGAGCCTGACCCACCGGGAGCGCATCCGCCCCGCCGCCAACCAGCGCAGGACCGCCCAGGCCAAGATGCGCGCCTACGCGGCCCGTGGCCTGCACCCCGGGCAGAAGCCGATGCCGGGGGTCTACGCCGCGACGAACGCCGCCTCGGCCCCCGCCCTGGACGCCTCGGGACGGGCGGTCGAGGAGTCCGTCCCGCGCGTCCTGCGGGCGCGCGGGGACGCCCTGGAGGTCGCAGAGGTCTCCCCGGAGACCGGGCGCGCCCAGCGTGCCGGGACCCTCGCCTCGCGCAACGAGGCCGTCGTGGGCCGTTCCGGCATGGCCTCGATGCCCGGTGCCCCGGCGCCCGTCGTCCTCCAGCCCCTGGCCGTGGAGCCCTCGGAGCCCTCGGGCGCTGAGGACCCCGAGGACGCCGAGGACGACCCCCGCGCGGCCCGCGAGCAGGAGGCCGAGGCACAGGACGCGCCACGTGACCCGGGCAGCCCGGGCAACCCGGGCAACCAGGACAAGGAGGACAAGAAGTGA
- the nuoI gene encoding NADH-quinone oxidoreductase subunit NuoI, with translation MTEHTDAPRTGRSDHNRWLRDAPGTLGRVFAPVAGYGVTISSMFRPTVTELYPFEPAVLMPRYHGRHQLNRYDDGLEKCIGCELCAWACPADAIYVEAASNAPGEQYSPGERYGRVYQINYLRCIFCGLCIEACPTRALTMTHEIDELVGPTRTGLIYDKQDLLAPLPDGALATPHPMVEGTEDADYYRGAVTGPTQAQVDWVRSHRPDDPSLADAAPVPAPALSKEVVH, from the coding sequence ATGACTGAGCACACCGACGCCCCCCGCACGGGGCGGTCCGACCACAACCGGTGGCTGCGCGACGCGCCGGGCACCCTGGGCCGCGTCTTCGCCCCCGTGGCCGGCTACGGCGTGACGATCTCCTCGATGTTCCGACCCACGGTCACCGAGCTCTACCCCTTCGAGCCGGCGGTGCTCATGCCCCGCTACCACGGGCGTCACCAGCTCAACCGGTACGACGACGGCCTGGAGAAGTGCATCGGCTGCGAGCTGTGCGCCTGGGCCTGCCCCGCTGACGCCATCTACGTCGAGGCCGCCTCCAACGCCCCGGGGGAGCAGTACTCGCCCGGGGAGCGCTACGGGCGCGTCTACCAGATCAACTACCTGCGGTGCATCTTCTGCGGCCTGTGCATCGAGGCCTGCCCGACACGCGCCCTGACGATGACCCACGAGATCGACGAGCTGGTCGGCCCGACGCGCACCGGCCTCATCTACGACAAGCAGGACCTGCTCGCCCCGCTGCCCGACGGCGCGCTCGCGACCCCGCACCCCATGGTCGAGGGGACCGAGGACGCCGACTACTACCGCGGAGCGGTCACCGGCCCCACCCAGGCCCAGGTCGACTGGGTGCGCTCGCACCGCCCCGACGACCCCTCGCTGGCCGACGCGGCTCCGGTCCCTGCCCCGGCCCTGTCCAAGGAGGTCGTCCACTGA
- the nuoK gene encoding NADH-quinone oxidoreductase subunit NuoK → MTVPVTAYVVLAVVLFSIGALTVLLRRNAIIELMGVELMLNSVNLALVSFSRLHGDLTGQLFAFFVMVVAAAEVVVGLSIVVSIFRTRRSTSVDDENLLKN, encoded by the coding sequence GTGACCGTCCCCGTGACCGCCTACGTCGTCCTCGCCGTCGTCCTGTTCAGCATCGGGGCGCTCACGGTGCTCCTGCGGCGCAACGCCATCATCGAGCTCATGGGCGTCGAGCTCATGCTCAACTCGGTCAACCTCGCCCTCGTCAGCTTCTCCCGGCTCCACGGGGACCTGACCGGCCAGCTCTTCGCCTTCTTCGTCATGGTGGTGGCCGCCGCCGAGGTCGTCGTGGGGCTGAGCATCGTCGTGTCCATCTTCCGCACCCGCAGGTCGACCTCCGTCGACGACGAGAACCTGCTCAAGAACTGA